The following nucleotide sequence is from Nitrospiria bacterium.
CTCAATTCTGACCCTCTTTGGCTCAACCCCTTCATTCGGCCTTTTTGGCGTTTTCGATATTTAACCTTTTTAGGACTGAGCATCAGCGCCTCTCTTCAATTTCGCCACCTTTTCCCGGGGGAAGAATTTCCCCTTTATAGATCCAAACCTTCACCCCAATCTGACCATAGGTGGTTCGGGCCTCGGCAAATCCGTAATCGATATCAGCCCGTAATGTGTGTAAAGGGACTCTCCCTTCACGATACCATTCGGTTCTAGCAATTTCTGAACCCGCTAATCTTCCCGAACAATTTACTTTTATACCCTGAGCACCAAACCGAAGCGTTGAGGCAACACTCCGTTTCATTGCTCTTCGAAAGGTAACACGCTTTTCAAGCTGGAGGGCAATATTTTCGGCTACCAATTGGGCATCCAATTCAGGTTTTTTTATCTCTTTAATATTGATAAAAATTTGTTTTTGGGTCAGCGCCTCCAATTCATTTTTCAATTTATCCACCTCAACCCCTTTTCTTCCAATAATAATCCCAGGTCGTGCGGAAAAAATATCAACCTTGACTTGTTTTCCCGATCGCTCAATTTCAATTTTGGAAACGCTGGCATGGTACAACTTCTCTTTGACAATTCGACGAATATTTAAATCCTCATGAAGCAGAGTCGCATAATCCCGCTGTGCATACCAGCGAGAATTCCATGTTTTAATATAACCTAGGCGATAGCCTATTGGATGTACTTTCTGTCCCAAAAGATTCCCTCCATCAAAAAACCTGGTTCAACATCACCAGGTTACCTTCCACGAGAAACGCTATCTTTCATTTTAGATTTCGGGGATACAACCAGGGTGATATGGCTGGTTCTTTTAAATATGGAATTGGCTCGTCCCATAGATCTGGGGCGAATTCGTTTAAGAGTGGTCCCTTGATCCACGAAAGCCTTACTGACCCATAAATCATCCACATCCCCAACTTTTTTCTGCTCCGCGTTAGCCACGGCAGAACGGAGCAACTTTTCCACCAATCCAGAGGCATGGTTTGGTACAAACCGAAGAATGGTTAATGCTTCATCAACCCCTTTTCCACGAATCAAATCCACCACCAAACGGGCCTTTCTCGGGGTCACTCGAACAAATCGCAAGACAGCTTTTGCATCAACCATTTTCTTTAAGACTCCGAATGTTTCTTTTAAATCGGTTATAAAAAAAAGTCTCAATCCCCATGAACGGACCTCTCTTTATTTCAAA
It contains:
- the rpsC gene encoding 30S ribosomal protein S3; amino-acid sequence: MGQKVHPIGYRLGYIKTWNSRWYAQRDYATLLHEDLNIRRIVKEKLYHASVSKIEIERSGKQVKVDIFSARPGIIIGRKGVEVDKLKNELEALTQKQIFINIKEIKKPELDAQLVAENIALQLEKRVTFRRAMKRSVASTLRFGAQGIKVNCSGRLAGSEIARTEWYREGRVPLHTLRADIDYGFAEARTTYGQIGVKVWIYKGEILPPGKGGEIEERR
- the rplV gene encoding 50S ribosomal protein L22 — protein: MVDAKAVLRFVRVTPRKARLVVDLIRGKGVDEALTILRFVPNHASGLVEKLLRSAVANAEQKKVGDVDDLWVSKAFVDQGTTLKRIRPRSMGRANSIFKRTSHITLVVSPKSKMKDSVSRGR